CAGGGAACCGCCCGAAAGGTCGTGCATCGTAAGCCCGATGAGGGAGGGAACCACGATCATCTTCAGCAGGTCGACCATGATGGCCGTCAGATTCAGCTCGATACTCTGCCCGAGAAACAGCAGAATGACCGCCGGAACGACGATGGGGCTCAGGAGGGTATCGAACGTGACCGCCGCCAGGGCTAACGCGACATTTCCGCCCGCCAGGCCCGTCCAGATCGCCGATGTCACGCCGATGGGGATGGCACCGCACAGAACGAAGCCGGCAATGACGTCGGCATGGCCGGGATACAGCAGGCGGCCGATTCCCCAGCCGAAAAACGTCACGCCGAGATGAAGCAGGGTGAGAATAACCAGAACCGGTCCCGGATGCGCCGCGATACGCGCCATTTCGCGCCAACTGCATTTCAGGGATGTCAGCCAGGTCATGAAGGCGAACAGCAGGGGCACCATCGTGCGCCCGGCCGCAAGACTGGAATGCGGGGCGAGATACCATCCGGCGATCATGAACAGGAAAACGCAGGCGAACAGCCATTCTTCGAAGAGGCCGTTGAAACCATCTCCCCATCGGCGCAGGGTTTGCAGCATATCTTGAAGGTGTCTCCCCATCCGCGCGTGCGTCTTCATCCGCAACCGTCGGCCGGCCGTTGTGCCGACAATTTGGCGGCGTTCAGACGCATCCGGTGCGGCCATCATCCTACCGCAGTCGGATTCCCGGCGCCAGAGGAGCGGATGATTTTTCCGCCGATTCCCGGCAACCCTTTTCAGAAAGGTGCCGGCCGGGTGGTTGGACGCAGAGATCATTTTGGGGTATAGTCGAATCACTCCAGCACAAGCCGAGGTATGTTCCTTGGACTGGTTCGCCCAGCTTGAACCGTTTTTTGCCGCCTGGTCTTATCTGGCTGTTTTTCTGGTCCTCATTCTCTGCGGGGTCGGTCTCCCCGTCCCGGAAGAGATCACCTTCATTACCGCCGGATACGTCGTCAGCCAAACCGGAGCGGATTTGAATCTGATGATCCTCGTCAGCCTCGTAGGCCTGATGATGGGAGATTCGCTGATCTACTTCTTCGGAAGTCATTTCGGGGTGGCAATCCTGAGTCGATGGCCGTTCAGAATTCTTTTCTCGGAAAAGATGCTGATCAAGTCCCGGACCTTCTTCGACAAATACGGTTCCAGGGCCGTTTTTTTTGCCGGCTTTTTCGCCGGGGTTCGCGCCACGACGTATTTCATGACCGGATCGATGAAGTTCAGTTACTGGAAATTCCTGTTCTGGGACTTCATCCGCGCCATTCTGACCTGCCCGATATCGATCTGGGCGGGATACAAGTTCGGCCCCTACGCCGAGCAGTGGCTCGGATCCAACGTGCGGTATCTGCTGGCCGGACTGCTCGTTGCCGGCATCCTGCTGATCGTCCGAAACAACCTCAACCACGGGAACGACAAAGCCTGAAACGGCCTGTTCGCGTCAGGG
Above is a genomic segment from Candidatus Ozemobacteraceae bacterium containing:
- a CDS encoding bile acid:sodium symporter family protein → MLQTLRRWGDGFNGLFEEWLFACVFLFMIAGWYLAPHSSLAAGRTMVPLLFAFMTWLTSLKCSWREMARIAAHPGPVLVILTLLHLGVTFFGWGIGRLLYPGHADVIAGFVLCGAIPIGVTSAIWTGLAGGNVALALAAVTFDTLLSPIVVPAVILLFLGQSIELNLTAIMVDLLKMIVVPSLIGLTMHDLSGGSLYPRVKPFLGPFANVALGLVVAINVATTRQTIVTLDISLGFLLVVILLVVSFGYWAGAFVPRKLGYDGKTAAAVAYSVGIRNLSAGLVIALGHFPTLTIVPVVVSMLFQQPLAALVRPHIAEKTGGPTE
- a CDS encoding DedA family protein, with product MDWFAQLEPFFAAWSYLAVFLVLILCGVGLPVPEEITFITAGYVVSQTGADLNLMILVSLVGLMMGDSLIYFFGSHFGVAILSRWPFRILFSEKMLIKSRTFFDKYGSRAVFFAGFFAGVRATTYFMTGSMKFSYWKFLFWDFIRAILTCPISIWAGYKFGPYAEQWLGSNVRYLLAGLLVAGILLIVRNNLNHGNDKA